Proteins co-encoded in one Spirosoma endbachense genomic window:
- a CDS encoding class I SAM-dependent DNA methyltransferase — MIGHTDEYEKMFRLEGQLWWYRSLHERVATTIRKHFGERRDIQILDAGCGTGGLLDFLRKRGYTHLKGIDGSTDAVAFCHERGLPVVFINLNELAGFEPDVRYDVIVCNDVFCYFSDDDLPNLVKALAHRLKPDGLLISNNNAFNIFRGEHDLAVGSGRRFVQSDFDQLMSDAGLRIRKATYWSFILSPLILAIRQWQSWQLRFGWIKPENVQSDVYLPSTWLNETLYTIVSTEAKILPRTPFGSSLFIVSKPDSAD; from the coding sequence ATGATTGGGCATACCGACGAATACGAAAAAATGTTCCGGCTGGAAGGACAGTTATGGTGGTATCGTAGTCTGCATGAGCGTGTAGCTACGACCATCAGGAAGCATTTTGGCGAGCGCCGGGACATACAGATTCTAGATGCGGGCTGTGGAACGGGGGGCTTGCTGGACTTTTTGCGTAAACGCGGCTATACACATCTCAAAGGAATCGATGGATCGACGGATGCCGTAGCGTTCTGTCACGAGCGCGGGTTACCCGTTGTATTTATAAATCTGAATGAGCTGGCTGGCTTTGAGCCGGACGTGCGTTACGATGTCATTGTCTGTAACGATGTTTTTTGTTATTTCAGCGATGACGATTTGCCTAATTTAGTTAAAGCGCTGGCTCATCGACTTAAACCCGACGGCCTACTGATCAGCAACAACAACGCCTTCAATATATTTCGGGGAGAGCACGATCTGGCTGTAGGCAGTGGCCGACGGTTTGTTCAGTCCGATTTTGATCAGTTGATGTCAGATGCTGGATTACGCATCAGGAAAGCAACGTATTGGAGTTTTATTTTGTCACCGCTCATCCTGGCGATCCGGCAGTGGCAAAGCTGGCAGCTCCGATTTGGCTGGATAAAGCCCGAAAATGTCCAGTCGGATGTATATTTGCCCAGTACATGGCTTAACGAAACGCTTTATACGATTGTCAGCACCGAAGCAAAAATCCTTCCCCGAACCCCATTTGGAAGTTCACTGTTTATAGTTTCGAAGCCAGATTCTGCCGATTGA
- a CDS encoding glycosyltransferase family 2 protein: MELSIVIPVYNSERTIGPLVERLQACITQHTFEVVLVNDGSADGSEAVCLQVAEKYANVRIISLRRNFGEFNAVMCGLNQAKGQYVVIIDDDFQNPPEAILTLLTEATVGNYDVVYSYYAQKQHHWFRNAGSWLVNALTTYSLGKPRDLYLSSFKLIRREVVDEIIKYTGPYPYIDGLIFRVTANIGRVEVPHHSRTEGRSNYTIRKLVALFLTVFIGYSLWPIRVFTMVGVSLFGLGVMTGTGLWIGWLTDLINPAGWVMVSWAIGTATGLQLLFLGVLGEYLGKLFMAYSGLPTYVEKKLNHRNPTDDSQ; the protein is encoded by the coding sequence ATGGAGTTAAGCATCGTTATACCAGTCTACAATAGCGAGCGGACAATTGGGCCACTGGTAGAACGGTTGCAGGCCTGTATAACGCAGCATACGTTTGAGGTGGTATTAGTGAACGATGGTAGTGCTGATGGTTCAGAAGCCGTTTGCTTACAAGTTGCCGAGAAGTATGCCAACGTTCGCATTATTTCATTACGCAGAAATTTCGGTGAGTTTAACGCCGTCATGTGTGGACTCAACCAGGCAAAAGGCCAGTATGTCGTTATTATTGACGACGATTTTCAGAACCCTCCTGAAGCCATACTGACCTTGCTCACGGAAGCGACAGTTGGTAACTACGATGTGGTTTACAGTTATTATGCCCAGAAACAACATCACTGGTTCCGAAATGCAGGCAGTTGGCTGGTTAACGCGCTGACTACGTATTCGCTGGGTAAACCCCGCGATTTGTATCTGTCCAGTTTCAAGCTCATTCGCCGTGAAGTTGTCGATGAGATAATCAAATACACAGGGCCTTACCCGTATATTGACGGGTTGATTTTTCGGGTTACAGCTAACATTGGCCGGGTAGAGGTACCCCATCATAGCCGTACGGAAGGTCGCTCAAACTATACGATCAGGAAACTGGTCGCTCTGTTTTTGACTGTATTTATTGGGTATTCGCTCTGGCCAATTCGTGTCTTTACGATGGTGGGCGTTAGTTTGTTCGGTCTGGGAGTAATGACTGGTACCGGGTTGTGGATAGGCTGGCTGACTGACCTTATAAACCCTGCCGGATGGGTCATGGTCAGTTGGGCAATTGGAACCGCCACCGGACTTCAACTCCTCTTTTTAGGTGTGCTAGGGGAGTATCTGGGCAAACTCTTTATGGCCTACAGTGGGTTGCCGACCTATGTAGAAAAGAAACTAAACCATCGAAACCCGACTGACGATTCACAATGA
- a CDS encoding DegT/DnrJ/EryC1/StrS family aminotransferase has product MIPFLDLKRINQPHLERIREANERVLHSGWYILGQEVERFERQFADFCGTRHCIGVANGLDALTLVLKAWDFPAHSEVIVPANAYIASVLSVTLANLIPVWVEPDPNTYLLDPVCIEAAITDRTRAILPVHLYGRCCDMGPIREVAAKYGLTILEDAAQAHGATYNGKQAGNLGDAAGWSFYPSKNLGALGDAGAITTNDDVLAERIRALRNYGSSQKYVNNFIGHNSRLDELQAAILAAKLPSLIPENKRRRTLAELYLTGIANPDVLLPPADQLEQDVWHLFVIRHPRRDILRTFLLERGIGTDVHYPIPPHRQHAYKQYAHCSLPISEQLHHEVLSLPLNPSLTNDEVIYIIDTINQFSD; this is encoded by the coding sequence ATGATTCCTTTTCTGGACTTAAAGCGTATTAATCAACCCCATCTGGAGCGGATACGTGAAGCCAACGAGCGGGTATTGCATTCGGGCTGGTATATTCTGGGGCAGGAAGTTGAGCGCTTTGAACGCCAGTTTGCTGATTTTTGCGGAACACGTCACTGCATTGGTGTTGCCAACGGGCTTGATGCACTCACGCTGGTACTGAAAGCGTGGGACTTCCCGGCCCATAGCGAAGTAATCGTACCGGCCAATGCCTATATCGCATCCGTCCTAAGCGTTACACTGGCTAACCTAATACCTGTCTGGGTTGAACCCGATCCGAATACCTATCTGCTTGACCCTGTCTGTATTGAAGCGGCTATTACCGACCGTACCAGAGCGATTCTCCCCGTTCATTTATACGGGCGTTGCTGTGATATGGGGCCGATTCGTGAGGTAGCAGCGAAATATGGCCTGACTATTCTGGAAGATGCCGCACAGGCCCACGGGGCTACTTATAACGGAAAACAGGCAGGGAATCTTGGAGATGCTGCCGGTTGGAGTTTTTATCCCAGCAAAAATCTGGGTGCTTTAGGTGATGCCGGTGCCATTACCACCAATGACGATGTTCTGGCTGAACGGATCAGGGCGTTGCGAAACTATGGGTCGTCGCAGAAATACGTCAATAATTTTATCGGGCATAATAGCCGCCTGGATGAACTACAGGCTGCTATTTTGGCTGCCAAATTACCATCACTGATACCGGAAAATAAACGACGCAGAACATTGGCAGAACTGTATCTGACGGGTATTGCCAATCCTGATGTGCTATTGCCACCGGCCGATCAGCTTGAACAGGATGTTTGGCATTTGTTCGTGATCAGACACCCCCGACGCGACATACTGCGCACATTTCTGCTTGAACGAGGTATTGGTACGGATGTTCATTACCCAATTCCTCCTCACAGACAACATGCTTACAAACAGTATGCTCACTGCTCGCTGCCAATCTCGGAGCAATTACACCACGAAGTACTCAGTTTGCCGCTCAACCCATCGCTGACGAACGATGAAGTGATTTATATAATTGACACGATAAATCAATTTAGCGACTGA
- a CDS encoding sugar 3,4-ketoisomerase — translation MAKLYELKTFVSDNGNLTVFENVIPGTIQRVFYIYGAGQNPRAGHRHVRAWNALICLNGSCRVYNHNGKVETTYYLDDPRQCLVLEPEDWHIMDEFSDDAILLVVSNELYDKDDYIHEPYPNSRRTDESVLADSE, via the coding sequence ATGGCTAAACTCTACGAGCTAAAAACATTTGTTTCTGATAACGGAAACCTGACTGTCTTCGAAAACGTGATTCCGGGGACAATTCAGCGGGTTTTCTATATATATGGAGCTGGGCAGAATCCACGCGCAGGCCACCGGCATGTGCGTGCCTGGAATGCGCTTATTTGTCTGAATGGAAGTTGCCGTGTATACAATCATAACGGAAAGGTAGAAACTACTTATTATCTGGACGACCCGCGGCAGTGCCTTGTTCTGGAGCCTGAAGACTGGCATATCATGGATGAATTTTCGGACGATGCGATTCTGCTCGTTGTTTCGAATGAGCTTTACGATAAAGACGACTATATCCACGAACCCTACCCGAACAGCCGACGTACTGATGAGTCGGTACTAGCCGATTCAGAATGA
- a CDS encoding DUF1684 domain-containing protein → MLTNKYLLIGLSFLVLLVLYFSFFDGNPSGSSEGLNASVQPKEYNRQLQQERKKKDQLFKNGADSPITDKANFKGLSYFPSDPNFRVIAKLEPFADKTQKLVVRMSDGSEEVYDKFAHAVFSLNGETCRLLIVRVQKTYSILFRDVTSGTETYGGGRYLELAPAQLTDSQALLDFNSAYNPYCAYNPTFACPLPPAENKLPIAVKAGERYH, encoded by the coding sequence ATGTTGACGAACAAATATTTATTAATTGGCCTTTCATTTCTTGTCCTGCTCGTTCTGTATTTCAGCTTTTTCGATGGTAATCCATCGGGTTCATCAGAAGGGCTGAATGCGTCCGTTCAACCCAAAGAATACAATCGACAACTACAGCAGGAACGCAAAAAAAAGGATCAGCTTTTCAAAAACGGTGCCGACTCACCGATCACCGATAAAGCGAATTTCAAAGGACTCTCCTACTTTCCGTCTGATCCGAACTTCAGGGTAATCGCCAAACTTGAGCCTTTCGCCGATAAAACGCAGAAGCTCGTTGTTCGGATGAGTGATGGTTCTGAGGAAGTATATGATAAATTTGCCCATGCCGTTTTTAGCCTAAATGGCGAAACATGCAGGCTACTTATTGTAAGAGTCCAAAAGACCTATTCGATACTCTTCCGCGATGTGACCTCTGGGACTGAAACTTACGGCGGAGGCCGTTATCTGGAGCTTGCACCGGCCCAACTGACAGATTCACAGGCATTATTAGACTTTAATTCGGCCTACAATCCCTACTGTGCCTACAATCCTACTTTTGCCTGTCCATTGCCTCCCGCCGAAAATAAACTACCTATAGCCGTAAAAGCGGGAGAACGCTATCATTAA
- the pheT gene encoding phenylalanine--tRNA ligase subunit beta encodes MEISYKWLQEYINLPESPEEVGKILTGTGLEVEGVEKIEAIPGGLEGVVIGEVLTCTPHPDADKLSLTTVDVGAEQPLSIVCGAPNVAAGQKVVVALVGATLHPTSGEPFQIKKAKIRGAASEGMICAEDEIGLGVSHAGIIVLDTNGPAAQIPNGTPAARYFNLEADYQIAIGLTPNRIDAASHFGTARDLKAALNRPLTMPSVADFAVNNRDLTLDVRVEDLAACPRYAGLTITGLTVGESPDWLKKRLISIGLNPINNVVDVTNFVCHDLGQPLHAFDAGKIAGTQVIVKTLPEGTPFVTLDGVERKLSATDLMICDAEKPMCIAGVFGGQNSGVTAETTSIFLESAYFSPTSVRKTAQYHGLKTDASFRFERGTDPNIPVFALKRAALLIQEVAGGVVSSEITDLYPDPIEPFRVLVRYRNIDRLIGIAIDRTEIHRILNALDIQAGEMSADSFMAVVPPYRVDVTREADVIEEILRIYGLDNVPLSVTLSADSLSEFPKTDPNQWQSRVGQLLAANGFYEILTLSLTRPAYNDAIRSTLPGEDVTLLNPLSEELSVMRQTMLFSSLETLVYNLNRRQKDLKTFEFGKVYHKIQNDDGTSKYNERMRLSLAVSGNQEAESWLQKGQAVAYHDIATAAQRVLNLFRIKSVDTQPADPAIFQYGLTYLVNKKPLVSLGLVQPKLTKLVDLKQPVFYADFDWSALLKLANTKTRYAEVPRFPEVRRDLSLVLDKAVTFEQISRLAHQTERKLLRSINAFDVYEGESLGAGKKSYSVSFTLQDPTQTLTDAVIEKTMQRLMTGFERDLGAVIRK; translated from the coding sequence ATGGAGATTTCCTATAAATGGTTGCAAGAGTATATTAATTTACCCGAGTCACCCGAAGAAGTAGGCAAAATACTGACCGGAACCGGTCTTGAAGTTGAAGGAGTCGAGAAAATTGAGGCCATACCTGGTGGGTTGGAAGGCGTCGTCATTGGCGAAGTACTGACCTGCACTCCCCACCCCGACGCCGATAAACTGAGTCTGACAACAGTGGATGTCGGTGCCGAACAACCGCTTTCAATTGTTTGCGGAGCGCCCAACGTTGCGGCTGGACAGAAAGTGGTGGTTGCCCTTGTGGGCGCAACCTTGCACCCAACATCGGGTGAACCATTTCAAATCAAGAAAGCCAAAATTCGTGGGGCTGCTTCGGAGGGAATGATTTGCGCCGAAGATGAAATCGGATTAGGCGTTTCTCATGCGGGCATTATTGTGCTGGACACGAACGGCCCCGCAGCTCAGATACCCAATGGAACACCAGCCGCCCGCTATTTTAATCTTGAAGCTGACTACCAGATTGCGATCGGTCTGACTCCGAACCGCATCGATGCCGCTTCGCACTTCGGCACTGCCCGCGACCTGAAAGCCGCCCTGAACCGACCACTGACCATGCCATCAGTGGCCGATTTTGCGGTGAATAATCGTGATCTTACGCTCGACGTACGTGTAGAAGACCTTGCGGCCTGCCCACGTTACGCAGGATTGACCATTACCGGGCTGACCGTTGGAGAATCGCCAGACTGGTTAAAGAAACGATTGATCAGCATTGGCCTCAATCCGATCAACAACGTTGTGGATGTGACCAACTTTGTCTGTCATGACCTTGGGCAACCGCTCCACGCTTTCGACGCGGGTAAGATTGCAGGTACTCAGGTTATCGTTAAAACGTTGCCGGAAGGAACGCCCTTCGTAACCCTCGATGGCGTCGAGCGTAAGCTCAGCGCTACCGATCTCATGATCTGTGATGCCGAAAAACCGATGTGTATTGCAGGGGTTTTCGGCGGACAAAATTCAGGGGTAACTGCCGAGACGACAAGCATCTTTCTGGAGTCAGCTTACTTCTCACCGACATCCGTTCGAAAAACGGCCCAGTATCACGGCCTTAAAACCGATGCCTCCTTCCGATTCGAGCGTGGTACCGATCCCAATATACCCGTGTTCGCGCTGAAACGTGCTGCTTTGCTGATTCAGGAAGTGGCAGGCGGTGTGGTGAGTTCTGAAATAACCGATTTGTATCCAGACCCCATAGAACCGTTCCGGGTGCTGGTACGCTATCGAAACATTGATCGGCTGATTGGCATAGCGATTGACCGGACAGAGATTCACCGTATCCTGAACGCGCTCGATATTCAGGCTGGCGAAATGAGTGCCGACAGTTTCATGGCGGTTGTTCCTCCTTACCGGGTAGATGTTACGCGCGAAGCCGACGTTATTGAAGAAATATTGCGGATATACGGGTTAGACAATGTGCCGTTATCGGTCACGCTTTCGGCCGACTCGCTATCTGAATTCCCCAAAACCGACCCAAATCAGTGGCAAAGCCGCGTGGGTCAACTTCTGGCGGCTAATGGTTTCTACGAAATTCTGACACTCTCGCTTACCCGGCCAGCTTATAATGATGCAATCCGGTCTACGCTGCCTGGTGAGGACGTCACGTTACTGAATCCACTGAGCGAGGAATTATCGGTTATGCGGCAGACAATGTTGTTCTCATCACTCGAAACGCTGGTCTATAACCTGAACCGCAGGCAGAAAGATCTGAAGACATTTGAGTTTGGCAAGGTTTACCACAAGATCCAGAACGACGATGGAACCAGTAAATACAATGAGCGGATGCGGCTCAGCCTGGCAGTGTCTGGTAATCAGGAAGCAGAAAGCTGGCTGCAAAAAGGTCAGGCAGTAGCCTATCATGATATAGCAACGGCAGCTCAGCGAGTATTGAATCTATTCCGAATAAAATCAGTTGATACACAGCCAGCTGACCCTGCTATATTCCAGTATGGCTTGACTTATCTGGTTAACAAGAAACCACTGGTCAGTTTGGGGCTGGTACAACCAAAATTAACCAAACTGGTTGATCTGAAACAACCCGTATTTTACGCCGATTTCGACTGGAGTGCCTTGCTGAAGCTGGCTAATACTAAAACCCGATACGCAGAAGTACCCCGTTTTCCTGAAGTTCGGCGTGATTTATCACTAGTGCTCGATAAGGCAGTTACATTTGAACAGATCAGCCGACTGGCTCATCAAACGGAACGTAAATTGCTACGTTCGATAAATGCCTTTGATGTATATGAGGGAGAAAGCCTGGGCGCGGGTAAAAAATCATACTCTGTAAGCTTTACGCTGCAAGACCCGACCCAGACACTGACTGATGCAGTTATCGAAAAAACCATGCAGCGGCTCATGACTGGTTTTGAGCGTGATCTGGGCGCGGTGATTCGTAAATAA
- a CDS encoding coiled-coil domain-containing protein — translation MVSEHQIVALVEQLERKIGLLKDVYDDAKRRIKQLESQNNDLNNRLKEQQTQTKELQKKLDNSEKKVLKSKDFGIIVSTNLSETDTNAELKKQLDEYIRELERCIAHLSSLS, via the coding sequence GTGGTTAGTGAGCATCAAATCGTGGCATTGGTAGAGCAACTCGAACGCAAAATCGGGTTGCTAAAAGATGTATATGATGATGCAAAAAGGCGTATCAAGCAACTGGAAAGTCAGAATAACGACCTAAATAATCGCCTGAAGGAACAACAAACCCAAACAAAAGAGTTACAGAAAAAATTAGATAATTCAGAGAAAAAGGTACTAAAGTCAAAAGACTTTGGTATTATTGTAAGTACCAATCTGTCAGAGACAGATACGAATGCCGAATTAAAAAAACAACTCGACGAGTATATCCGGGAATTAGAACGGTGTATAGCTCACTTGAGTAGTTTGTCATAA
- a CDS encoding cell division protein ZapA, giving the protein MEELSIRVKIADRYYKLFVESESEAIVREAAKLLQDELKQYRDLGISDTQDALARIAFDCLITKLRGERQVQRLQQMVFDKITQLDQVVTPAITT; this is encoded by the coding sequence ATGGAAGAACTGTCTATTCGCGTAAAAATTGCCGACCGATATTACAAACTGTTTGTAGAATCGGAGTCGGAAGCAATCGTGCGCGAGGCCGCCAAACTGCTTCAGGATGAACTGAAGCAATATCGGGATCTGGGCATCAGCGATACGCAGGATGCTTTAGCGCGGATAGCCTTCGATTGCCTGATTACCAAGCTCAGAGGAGAACGACAGGTGCAACGATTACAACAAATGGTGTTTGACAAAATAACTCAGTTAGATCAGGTCGTCACGCCGGCCATAACAACATAA
- the rny gene encoding ribonuclease Y → MDIPLWLAVFAALAGGGIGLVIGRRMMAGAHAKREQEAEEKAASILKNAELQAETIKKDRMLEAKEKYLKLKAEFEETTNQKRNLLLQNETKLKQREQQLSQQADQQRNRENELNQQRNELGQQKNSLSQQIDALNRRKEDVDRRQQEADRMLADQVAQLEKIAGLSADQAREQLVDTLKAEAETRASSYIKNIVEEAKLTATKEAKKVVIETIQRTATEHAIENCVSVFNIESDDVKGKVIGREGRNIRALEAATGVEIIVDDTPEAIIISGFDPVRREIARLSLHRLVQDGRIHPARIEEIVAKTRKNIEDEIVEIGERTVIDLGIHGLHPELIKMVGRMRFRSSYGQNLLQHSREVAKLCATMAAELGLNAKLAKRAGLLHDIGKVWPEEAELPHAILGMELAKKYKENPEVINAIGAHHDEIEMTSMISPIVQVCDAVSGSRPGARREMMESYIKRLKELEELAGNFPGVTKCYAIQAGRELRIMVDADHVSDERAGVLSYEISQKIEKEMQYPGQIKVTVIREMRAVAYAK, encoded by the coding sequence ATGGATATCCCACTTTGGTTAGCCGTCTTTGCCGCCCTTGCGGGTGGCGGAATCGGGCTAGTGATCGGCCGCCGGATGATGGCGGGCGCTCATGCCAAACGCGAACAGGAAGCTGAAGAAAAAGCAGCTTCTATATTGAAAAATGCAGAATTACAGGCCGAAACAATTAAAAAAGATCGGATGCTGGAAGCGAAAGAAAAATACCTTAAGCTGAAAGCCGAATTTGAAGAGACAACCAATCAGAAACGAAATCTACTTCTTCAGAACGAAACAAAACTCAAGCAGCGCGAGCAACAACTTAGCCAACAGGCCGATCAGCAGCGAAACCGTGAAAACGAATTAAACCAGCAACGGAACGAACTCGGGCAACAAAAAAATAGCCTATCGCAGCAAATCGATGCGCTTAACCGCCGGAAAGAAGATGTTGACCGCCGTCAGCAGGAAGCCGACCGTATGTTGGCCGATCAGGTTGCGCAACTCGAAAAAATAGCTGGCCTCTCCGCCGATCAGGCCCGTGAACAGCTTGTTGATACGCTAAAGGCCGAAGCTGAAACCAGGGCGTCATCGTACATCAAAAATATCGTTGAGGAAGCCAAACTAACGGCTACCAAAGAAGCCAAAAAGGTGGTTATCGAAACCATCCAGCGGACAGCTACCGAACACGCCATCGAAAACTGCGTTTCGGTTTTCAATATCGAATCCGACGATGTAAAAGGGAAGGTAATTGGTCGCGAAGGTCGTAATATCCGAGCCCTCGAAGCAGCAACCGGCGTCGAAATCATTGTCGATGATACGCCCGAAGCAATTATTATTTCCGGTTTCGATCCGGTTCGGCGCGAAATTGCCCGGTTATCACTCCACCGACTCGTGCAGGACGGACGTATTCACCCGGCTCGCATTGAAGAAATTGTTGCCAAAACCCGCAAAAATATTGAAGATGAAATCGTTGAGATCGGTGAGCGAACCGTTATTGATCTCGGCATTCATGGTCTTCACCCCGAATTGATCAAGATGGTTGGGCGGATGCGCTTCCGGTCCAGCTATGGTCAGAACCTTCTCCAGCACTCCCGCGAAGTAGCCAAACTCTGCGCCACCATGGCTGCCGAGTTAGGGCTGAATGCCAAGCTCGCTAAACGTGCCGGTCTCCTTCACGATATTGGCAAAGTATGGCCCGAAGAAGCTGAACTGCCCCACGCCATTCTGGGCATGGAGTTAGCCAAGAAATACAAAGAGAACCCCGAAGTAATCAACGCCATTGGCGCCCACCACGATGAAATCGAGATGACGAGTATGATCTCGCCGATCGTGCAGGTTTGTGATGCTGTTTCGGGCTCACGGCCGGGTGCCCGCCGTGAAATGATGGAATCGTACATCAAACGGCTCAAAGAACTGGAAGAACTAGCAGGCAATTTTCCCGGTGTAACGAAATGTTACGCCATTCAGGCTGGTCGTGAGCTACGCATTATGGTCGATGCCGATCATGTTTCAGATGAGCGGGCAGGCGTATTATCTTACGAAATTTCGCAGAAGATCGAAAAGGAAATGCAATATCCTGGCCAGATCAAAGTGACGGTTATCCGGGAAATGCGGGCGGTGGCCTACGCGAAGTAG
- a CDS encoding DUF4230 domain-containing protein encodes MDFLTTVLLLIVGAGGGITLANVLRNRSGVTDVRHESTLLLERIEKVFKVVMAEGYFSEIYNYQDQKKILYLLNDPKKAMVIAKSKVLVGFDFAKVRFRASDTGDKKLIIESFPEPEVLSIDTDYKFYDIQAGILNHFSGADYTQILDEAKQAMNDRALQSDLPKIANNQIQYMMYQLASSMGWQLQLPEAEQRQLDVLKARAEEKAKEQKQLSSGQ; translated from the coding sequence ATGGATTTCTTAACCACCGTACTTCTTCTTATTGTCGGCGCAGGCGGAGGTATTACTCTCGCGAATGTTCTGCGTAATCGTTCAGGTGTCACAGATGTCCGGCATGAATCAACCCTCCTGCTGGAACGCATCGAGAAAGTGTTCAAGGTCGTTATGGCCGAAGGGTACTTCTCGGAAATTTATAATTATCAGGATCAAAAGAAAATTCTTTATCTGCTCAATGACCCCAAAAAGGCAATGGTCATTGCGAAATCAAAGGTTCTGGTTGGCTTTGACTTTGCTAAAGTCCGGTTTCGGGCATCCGATACTGGCGATAAGAAATTAATCATCGAATCGTTTCCGGAGCCAGAAGTGCTGTCAATTGATACCGACTACAAATTCTATGACATTCAGGCGGGTATCCTGAATCACTTTAGCGGAGCCGATTATACGCAGATTTTAGATGAAGCCAAGCAGGCAATGAATGATCGGGCCTTACAAAGCGATCTGCCTAAAATTGCCAACAATCAGATTCAGTACATGATGTATCAACTCGCCAGTTCTATGGGCTGGCAACTCCAGCTCCCCGAAGCTGAACAGCGACAACTCGATGTCTTGAAGGCACGGGCAGAAGAAAAAGCAAAGGAGCAAAAACAACTATCATCAGGCCAATAA